From Nicotiana tabacum cultivar K326 chromosome 22, ASM71507v2, whole genome shotgun sequence, one genomic window encodes:
- the LOC107815772 gene encoding uncharacterized protein LOC107815772: MGTEILRPQDILIERFRVPPSAFHRRRSNFGNENGYFNPRNRKSVVRTEKKKLNNQPEPPSITRRCASAVELRQAYNDGLEMGRVTILRRGESLNSLVQPEMLPKHIRVGLSSADVYAGSAFSNSPSPRALPLPSFFNKKQEDFKSFDDSATRDLRRLLRLEY, encoded by the coding sequence ATGGGAACGGAGATTTTGCGGCCACAGGATATCTTAATTGAAAGGTTCAGAGTTCCGCCGTCGGCGTTCCATCGCCGGAGAAGCAACTTTGGAAACGAAAATGGCTATTTTAATCCTAGGAACAGAAAATCGGTGGTCAGAACGGAGAAGAAGAAGCTGAATAACCAACCTGAGCCGCCGTCGATCACGAGGAGATGCGCGAGCGCCGTGGAGTTGAGACAGGCTTACAACGACGGCCTAGAAATGGGTCGGGTGACGATTCTGAGGAGAGGCGAGTCTTTGAATTCGCTGGTTCAACCGGAAATGCTGCCCAAGCATATCCGGGTCGGGTTATCATCGGCTGACGTGTATGCCGGTTCGGCATTTTCAAATTCGCCATCGCCTAGAGCTCTTCCCTTGCCCTCATTTTTCAACAAAAAGCAGGAAGATTTCAAGTCCTTTGATGACTCTGCCACTAGAGATTTGAGGCGCTTGCTCCGACTTGAATACTAG
- the LOC107815774 gene encoding receptor-like cytosolic serine/threonine-protein kinase RBK2 isoform X1 — protein sequence MKTTREPSASPCSEIPCNVSEGIPEKGLPKMGQNKLLFCASISISAEELRCLTMAEGKVDKDSTGEVLDKVQFRDDLTEKVIKDNEYEESTRDASEDGSESETTTSKSSTSDSDGKFQSQWKGFIKRLKIGSSIHFHTFHPSIPSLPSIKIIPKRKTKSTEQNMPTVPAPNLDTDLRHCFQAHWKNFFLSDLQKATDNFSRENLIGEGGSSEVYKGHLEDGQLVAVKRLIRGTQEEMVADYLSELGILVHVNHPNVAGVIGYGVEGGMHLVLPLSPHGSLATLLNGEKSKLAWCHRYNIALGTAAGLAYLHEGCRRRIIHRDIKTANVLLTEDFEAQISDFGLAKWLPDQWTHLTVSQFEGTFGYLPPEFFMHGIVDEKTDVYAFGVLLLELISGRPALDESRNSVVMWAKPFLLSKNHSGLVDPSLGDAYDSEQMNRMVMVASLCIQQNSTDRPQMSQVQEMLKGGGGILQRMKTFQNASRQEDISHRVNLLLESSSPK from the exons ATGAAAACtactcgtgaaccttcagcttcTCCATG CAGTGAGATTCCGTGCAATGTTAGTGAAGGAATCCCAGAGAAGGGGCTTCCGAAGATGGGGCAGAATAAGCTGCTTTTTTGTGCTTCCATTTCTATCTCTGCTGAAG AATTGCGGTGTCTCACTATGGCGGAAGGAAAAGTAGACAAGGATTCAACTGGAGAAGTTTTGGACAAGGTTCAATTTCGAGATGatttaactgaaaaagttattaAAGATAACGAATATGAGGAGTCTACAAGAGATGCTTCCGAAGATGGATCAGAGTCTGAAACAACAACTTCCAAGTCCAGCACTTCAGATTCAGATGGAAAATTTCAATCTCAGTGGAAAGGATTCATTAAAAGACTAAAGATTGGGTCTTCCATACATTTTCATACTTTCCATCCTAGCATACCTTCACTGCCTTCTATTAAGATAATACCGAAAAGGAAAACTAAGAGTACAGAACAGAACATGCCAACGGTGCCTGCTCCTAACCTAGATACTGATTTACGTCACTGCTTTCAAGCGCACTGGAAAAACTTCTTCCTCTCTGACCTTCAGAAAGCTACTGACAACTTTAGCCGTG AAAACTTGATCGGTGAGGGAGGTTCATCCGAAGTATATAAGGGACATCTTGAAGATGGCCAACTAGTTGCAGTTAAAAGGCTGATCAGGGGAACTCAAGAGGAGATGGTAGCTGACTACTTATCTGAGCTCGGAATTCTAGTACATGTCAACCATCCAAACGTTGCTGGTGTTATTGGATATGGAGTTGAAGGAGGGATGCACCTTGTTCTTCCTCTGTCTCCACATGGGAGCTTAGCAACTCTGCTTAATG GTGAAAAGAGTAAATTGGCTTGGTGCCATAGGTATAATATTGCTCTAGGCACTGCCGCTGGCCTTGCGTATCTCCATGAGGGTTGCCGGAGGAGAATCATCCATAGAGATATTAAGACAGCTAATGTTTTGCTGACGGAAGATTTTGAGGCTCAG ATATCTGATTTTGGACTTGCAAAATGGCTCCCTGATCAGTGGACACACCTCACTGTATCTCAGTTTGAAGGCACATTCGG ATACCTCCCTCCAGAGTTCTTCATGcatggtattgtggatgaaaaaACAGATGTTTATGCCTTTGGCGTTCTATTATTGGAGCTCATTTCTGGACGTCCAGCTTTGGATGAATCTCGTAATAGTGTTGTGATGTGG GCCAAACCATTTCTCCTTAGTAAGAACCACAGTGGGTTAGTTGATCCATCACTTGGGGATGCCTATGACTCAGAACAGATGAATCGGATGGTTATGGTTGCCTCTTTATGCATACAGCAAAATTCAACAGATCGGCCTCAAATGAGCCAG GTTCAGGAGATGTTAAAAGGTGGTGGAGGCATTCTCCAGAGAATGAAAACGTTCCAGAATGCCAGCCGTCAAGAGGATATATCCCATAGAGTGAATTTGCTGCTTGAGTCGTCCTCACCAAAGTGA
- the LOC107815774 gene encoding receptor-like cytosolic serine/threonine-protein kinase RBK2 isoform X2, producing MKTTREPSASPCEIPCNVSEGIPEKGLPKMGQNKLLFCASISISAEELRCLTMAEGKVDKDSTGEVLDKVQFRDDLTEKVIKDNEYEESTRDASEDGSESETTTSKSSTSDSDGKFQSQWKGFIKRLKIGSSIHFHTFHPSIPSLPSIKIIPKRKTKSTEQNMPTVPAPNLDTDLRHCFQAHWKNFFLSDLQKATDNFSRENLIGEGGSSEVYKGHLEDGQLVAVKRLIRGTQEEMVADYLSELGILVHVNHPNVAGVIGYGVEGGMHLVLPLSPHGSLATLLNGEKSKLAWCHRYNIALGTAAGLAYLHEGCRRRIIHRDIKTANVLLTEDFEAQISDFGLAKWLPDQWTHLTVSQFEGTFGYLPPEFFMHGIVDEKTDVYAFGVLLLELISGRPALDESRNSVVMWAKPFLLSKNHSGLVDPSLGDAYDSEQMNRMVMVASLCIQQNSTDRPQMSQVQEMLKGGGGILQRMKTFQNASRQEDISHRVNLLLESSSPK from the exons ATGAAAACtactcgtgaaccttcagcttcTCCATG TGAGATTCCGTGCAATGTTAGTGAAGGAATCCCAGAGAAGGGGCTTCCGAAGATGGGGCAGAATAAGCTGCTTTTTTGTGCTTCCATTTCTATCTCTGCTGAAG AATTGCGGTGTCTCACTATGGCGGAAGGAAAAGTAGACAAGGATTCAACTGGAGAAGTTTTGGACAAGGTTCAATTTCGAGATGatttaactgaaaaagttattaAAGATAACGAATATGAGGAGTCTACAAGAGATGCTTCCGAAGATGGATCAGAGTCTGAAACAACAACTTCCAAGTCCAGCACTTCAGATTCAGATGGAAAATTTCAATCTCAGTGGAAAGGATTCATTAAAAGACTAAAGATTGGGTCTTCCATACATTTTCATACTTTCCATCCTAGCATACCTTCACTGCCTTCTATTAAGATAATACCGAAAAGGAAAACTAAGAGTACAGAACAGAACATGCCAACGGTGCCTGCTCCTAACCTAGATACTGATTTACGTCACTGCTTTCAAGCGCACTGGAAAAACTTCTTCCTCTCTGACCTTCAGAAAGCTACTGACAACTTTAGCCGTG AAAACTTGATCGGTGAGGGAGGTTCATCCGAAGTATATAAGGGACATCTTGAAGATGGCCAACTAGTTGCAGTTAAAAGGCTGATCAGGGGAACTCAAGAGGAGATGGTAGCTGACTACTTATCTGAGCTCGGAATTCTAGTACATGTCAACCATCCAAACGTTGCTGGTGTTATTGGATATGGAGTTGAAGGAGGGATGCACCTTGTTCTTCCTCTGTCTCCACATGGGAGCTTAGCAACTCTGCTTAATG GTGAAAAGAGTAAATTGGCTTGGTGCCATAGGTATAATATTGCTCTAGGCACTGCCGCTGGCCTTGCGTATCTCCATGAGGGTTGCCGGAGGAGAATCATCCATAGAGATATTAAGACAGCTAATGTTTTGCTGACGGAAGATTTTGAGGCTCAG ATATCTGATTTTGGACTTGCAAAATGGCTCCCTGATCAGTGGACACACCTCACTGTATCTCAGTTTGAAGGCACATTCGG ATACCTCCCTCCAGAGTTCTTCATGcatggtattgtggatgaaaaaACAGATGTTTATGCCTTTGGCGTTCTATTATTGGAGCTCATTTCTGGACGTCCAGCTTTGGATGAATCTCGTAATAGTGTTGTGATGTGG GCCAAACCATTTCTCCTTAGTAAGAACCACAGTGGGTTAGTTGATCCATCACTTGGGGATGCCTATGACTCAGAACAGATGAATCGGATGGTTATGGTTGCCTCTTTATGCATACAGCAAAATTCAACAGATCGGCCTCAAATGAGCCAG GTTCAGGAGATGTTAAAAGGTGGTGGAGGCATTCTCCAGAGAATGAAAACGTTCCAGAATGCCAGCCGTCAAGAGGATATATCCCATAGAGTGAATTTGCTGCTTGAGTCGTCCTCACCAAAGTGA